A stretch of the Thiomicrospira pelophila DSM 1534 genome encodes the following:
- a CDS encoding phosphoglycolate phosphatase yields MTQKIKPGFVLLDLDGTLIDSVPDLAYCVDEMMKQLDMPVRGENAVRDWVGNGVERLVRRALINAVDGEPDEALFEKAYPIFLALYKDNTSKRSCVYDGVKQGIEWMLANGYRLSCVTNKAEAFTIPLLKDKGLFDYFEFIVSGDTCEQKKPHPMPLLHAAKLMNVSPENALMLGDSKSDVKAARAAGFHIFCMTYGYNHGEDIRDYEPDVVMDSMVELANYLEAK; encoded by the coding sequence ATGACACAGAAAATAAAGCCGGGATTTGTTCTATTGGATTTGGACGGTACGTTAATTGATAGCGTGCCGGACTTGGCTTATTGCGTTGACGAAATGATGAAGCAGCTCGATATGCCGGTGCGTGGTGAAAATGCGGTGCGTGACTGGGTCGGGAATGGTGTGGAACGTTTAGTACGTCGCGCCTTAATCAATGCGGTCGATGGTGAGCCGGATGAGGCCTTGTTTGAAAAGGCCTATCCGATTTTCTTGGCGTTATATAAAGACAATACCTCAAAACGCAGTTGTGTTTATGATGGTGTGAAACAAGGTATTGAGTGGATGCTGGCGAACGGTTACCGTTTAAGTTGTGTGACGAATAAAGCCGAGGCCTTTACGATCCCGTTGTTAAAAGATAAGGGCTTGTTTGACTACTTTGAGTTTATCGTGAGTGGTGATACTTGCGAACAGAAGAAGCCTCATCCCATGCCATTGTTGCATGCGGCCAAGTTGATGAATGTTTCTCCCGAAAACGCGTTGATGTTGGGCGATTCTAAAAGTGATGTAAAAGCGGCGCGTGCAGCGGGCTTTCACATTTTTTGTATGACATACGGTTATAACCACGGTGAAGACATTCGCGATTACGAGCCGGATGTGGTGATGGATTCGATGGTCGAATTAGCGAATTACTTAGAGGCGAAATAA
- a CDS encoding phosphate-starvation-inducible protein PsiE yields the protein MEIQHTRTTSIIRRGIGIFEIIGLTIIALATIFAGYTEVKFMITQGQVTLGDLLLLFLYLEVLAMVAIYLDSGKLPIRLPLYIAIIAMARYLILEMKDLTEYEMLAVGLTIVLVAASILVLRFGSLKFPSEDRVGPRWAAMPKKIENKTKKIEDESENLS from the coding sequence ATGGAAATTCAACACACACGTACCACCAGCATTATCCGCCGTGGTATCGGTATTTTTGAAATCATCGGCCTAACGATCATCGCCCTCGCCACCATTTTTGCGGGTTACACCGAAGTGAAGTTCATGATCACCCAAGGCCAGGTAACACTTGGCGACTTGCTCTTATTATTTCTTTACTTAGAAGTCTTAGCCATGGTAGCTATTTACCTCGACTCGGGTAAATTACCGATCCGCTTACCTTTATATATTGCGATTATTGCGATGGCGCGTTACTTAATTCTAGAAATGAAAGATCTCACCGAATATGAAATGCTCGCTGTGGGCTTAACCATTGTACTGGTTGCGGCCTCTATCTTAGTATTGCGTTTTGGCTCGCTCAAATTCCCATCCGAAGACCGCGTCGGCCCAAGATGGGCCGCCATGCCTAAAAAGATCGAAAATAAAACCAAAAAGATTGAAGATGAATCGGAGAACTTGTCATGA
- a CDS encoding porin: MKKNILAIAIASAVAAPVAMAEAPTVYGQANVGIDIASVDGGTSGQNMDSRNSRVGVKGSEDLGNGLKAVYKFEFTVDPTVSGSNMASRNSYVGVAGGFGTVVMGRHDTPLRMIQPSDAFANAAYTGNNRSTFNGGFEGEDRLDEVLAYMSPDFGGIKFAVAASGQDNLASAGDDQALTNGTSMNVTYGSKKSGIFAAAGQTTALGGDYAVTRATVQYNEAGLLASFMYNAEKDVGNSMTLGAAYKMGALQPKAKIAMITYDVADANGDDSAMNIGVGVNYALGKKTTLAAEYAMLAEGARSGKNADTAIGNAATTAITVALSHKF, from the coding sequence ATGAAAAAGAATATTCTAGCTATCGCTATCGCATCTGCCGTTGCAGCCCCTGTTGCTATGGCTGAAGCTCCAACCGTATACGGTCAAGCTAACGTTGGCATCGATATCGCATCTGTAGATGGTGGCACAAGCGGCCAAAACATGGATAGCCGTAACTCACGTGTTGGTGTTAAAGGCTCTGAAGACCTAGGTAACGGTCTAAAAGCCGTTTATAAGTTTGAATTTACTGTTGACCCAACTGTAAGTGGTAGCAACATGGCTTCACGTAATTCGTATGTTGGTGTTGCAGGTGGTTTCGGTACGGTTGTTATGGGTCGCCATGACACGCCTTTACGTATGATCCAACCTTCTGATGCATTCGCTAATGCTGCTTACACTGGTAACAACCGCTCAACTTTCAACGGTGGTTTTGAAGGTGAAGATCGTCTAGACGAAGTTCTTGCTTATATGTCTCCAGATTTTGGTGGCATTAAATTTGCAGTTGCAGCATCTGGTCAAGATAACCTTGCTAGTGCTGGTGATGATCAAGCCTTAACAAACGGCACATCAATGAACGTGACTTACGGATCTAAGAAGTCTGGCATCTTTGCTGCAGCTGGTCAAACGACAGCCTTGGGTGGTGATTATGCAGTAACTCGTGCAACTGTTCAGTACAATGAAGCAGGTCTTTTAGCCTCTTTCATGTATAACGCAGAAAAAGACGTTGGTAACTCTATGACTTTAGGTGCGGCATATAAAATGGGTGCATTACAGCCTAAAGCTAAAATTGCCATGATTACCTATGATGTAGCAGATGCAAACGGCGACGATTCTGCAATGAACATCGGTGTTGGTGTTAACTATGCACTTGGTAAGAAAACTACCTTAGCAGCAGAATACGCGATGCTTGCAGAAGGTGCGCGCTCTGGTAAAAATGCCGACACAGCTATTGGTAACGCGGCTACAACAGCAATTACTGTTGCTCTAAGCCACAAGTTCTAA
- the ppnN gene encoding nucleotide 5'-monophosphate nucleosidase PpnN, producing MTSNMDQISIRPNGTLQVLSHQEAEQLCDTGDKGLNETLRLCALAVLNTGSDLDSGLKLLELNPNFNIKVTIRGRGLELILNHPPARAFVNGELIEGLKEHLFAVVRDLLYARNDVLESDLFNLNDSFGITNAVFHILRNAGALRPNERPNIVVCWGGHAIPRHEYEYAKHVGYTLGLYKINICTGCGPGVMKAPMKGAGVGHHNQRYDNRRYIGISEPGIIAAEAPNAVVNELVILPDIEKRLEAFVRLGHGIIIFPGGPGTLEELLYILSLLLHPQNSDLPFPLILTGDEHSRLYFDKIQHFIKATLGEMALARLQIVINNPEKVADIMHEGMNIVHQDRKDTSDAYYFNWLLHIDPSLQQPFEPTHEAMSQLNLSKNQPIHELAAQLRRAFSGIVAGNVKASGLKAIAEHGPFELHGDPDIMQALDELLSFLVEQKRMKLDTSQYIPCYRIIKE from the coding sequence ATGACCTCAAACATGGATCAGATTTCGATTCGCCCCAATGGCACCCTACAAGTTTTATCTCACCAAGAGGCCGAACAGCTTTGCGACACCGGCGATAAAGGTTTAAACGAAACCTTACGCTTATGTGCGCTTGCGGTGTTAAATACCGGCAGCGATTTAGACAGCGGTTTAAAATTGTTAGAGCTAAATCCGAACTTTAATATCAAGGTGACCATTCGTGGGCGCGGCTTAGAGCTTATTTTAAACCATCCACCCGCGCGCGCATTTGTTAATGGTGAATTGATTGAAGGTTTAAAAGAACACTTGTTCGCGGTGGTGCGTGATCTGCTTTACGCACGCAACGACGTGCTGGAGTCAGACTTATTTAACCTGAATGATTCGTTTGGCATTACCAACGCCGTGTTTCATATTCTGCGTAATGCGGGGGCCTTACGCCCAAATGAACGCCCCAATATAGTGGTGTGCTGGGGTGGTCATGCTATTCCTCGTCACGAATATGAATATGCCAAGCACGTTGGCTATACCTTAGGTTTATATAAAATCAATATTTGTACCGGTTGTGGCCCAGGTGTGATGAAAGCGCCCATGAAAGGTGCCGGGGTTGGCCACCATAACCAGCGTTACGATAATCGCCGCTACATAGGTATCTCCGAGCCGGGCATTATCGCGGCTGAAGCGCCTAATGCGGTGGTAAACGAGTTGGTAATTTTGCCGGATATTGAAAAACGTTTGGAAGCTTTTGTGCGTTTAGGTCACGGCATTATTATTTTCCCAGGCGGGCCGGGGACGCTAGAAGAGCTGCTGTACATTTTGAGTTTGTTATTGCATCCACAAAATTCCGATTTGCCTTTCCCATTAATTTTAACGGGGGATGAGCACAGCCGACTTTATTTTGACAAGATCCAACATTTCATTAAAGCTACCTTGGGTGAAATGGCCTTGGCCCGTTTGCAAATTGTGATTAACAATCCTGAAAAAGTAGCTGACATTATGCATGAAGGCATGAATATCGTACATCAAGACCGTAAAGACACCAGCGATGCCTACTATTTTAATTGGTTACTGCATATTGACCCATCACTGCAACAACCTTTTGAACCGACCCATGAGGCTATGAGCCAGCTAAACTTAAGTAAAAACCAGCCGATTCACGAATTGGCGGCGCAGTTACGCCGTGCATTTTCTGGCATAGTTGCAGGTAACGTTAAAGCCAGCGGCTTAAAAGCGATTGCCGAACATGGGCCATTTGAACTGCATGGCGACCCAGATATTATGCAAGCCTTGGATGAGTTGCTAAGCTTCCTAGTCGAACAAAAACGCATGAAGCTCGACACCTCACAATACATCCCTTGTTACCGAATTATTAAAGAGTAA
- a CDS encoding DnaJ C-terminal domain-containing protein has translation MEYKDYYQILGIERGASEADIKKAYRKLAGKYHPDKPTGDEAKFKDLSEAYEVLSDKEKRAMYDQFGSNYQNGQHFDPPPGFEGMFGGGQAGGFSDFFESLFRGQGGFGGGGFGGGFGGQRYQQKGDDQVVKILVSLEDAVNGNERTLNLQVPQADARGQVVTRQKQIKVKIPAGIKQGQRIRLSGQGGAGFGGGPNGDLYLEIDLQSHPLYKVKDDDVLLDLPLTPWEAALGTKVQVPTLKGKVNLSIPAGTQSGSKLRIKGRGLGKTPGDQYVVVQIYTPAAQTEDAKAFYQQMAEKMPFNPRTHF, from the coding sequence ATGGAATATAAAGATTATTATCAAATTTTAGGTATAGAGCGTGGCGCGAGCGAAGCGGATATTAAAAAAGCCTATCGTAAGTTAGCGGGAAAATATCATCCTGACAAACCCACCGGTGACGAAGCCAAGTTTAAAGATTTAAGCGAAGCCTACGAGGTTTTAAGCGATAAAGAAAAACGGGCGATGTACGATCAATTTGGTTCAAACTACCAAAACGGTCAACACTTTGATCCACCACCCGGATTTGAAGGCATGTTTGGCGGTGGACAAGCCGGCGGATTTAGTGACTTTTTTGAATCCTTATTTCGCGGCCAAGGTGGTTTTGGCGGTGGCGGTTTCGGTGGTGGCTTTGGTGGTCAACGGTACCAACAAAAAGGCGACGACCAGGTGGTTAAAATTCTCGTGAGTTTAGAAGATGCGGTAAATGGCAACGAACGCACCTTAAACTTACAAGTGCCGCAGGCCGATGCGCGTGGGCAAGTGGTGACCCGTCAGAAACAAATCAAAGTCAAAATTCCGGCGGGCATCAAACAAGGCCAGCGTATTCGTCTGAGTGGTCAAGGCGGTGCTGGGTTTGGTGGCGGGCCGAATGGCGATTTGTATTTAGAAATCGACCTGCAATCGCATCCACTTTATAAGGTGAAAGACGACGATGTGTTACTGGATTTACCCCTCACCCCTTGGGAAGCGGCCTTGGGCACCAAGGTGCAAGTACCGACTCTAAAAGGCAAGGTCAACTTATCAATTCCGGCCGGCACTCAGTCGGGTAGCAAGTTGCGTATAAAAGGGCGCGGTTTAGGCAAAACCCCGGGAGATCAATATGTCGTCGTGCAAATCTATACGCCAGCGGCACAAACCGAAGACGCGAAAGCCTTCTATCAACAAATGGCGGAAAAAATGCCATTTAACCCAAGAACGCATTTTTAA
- the rpe gene encoding ribulose-phosphate 3-epimerase has product MAKQANWIAPSILSADFAQLGKDVKDVLAAGADVVHFDVMDNHYVPNLTIGPLVCESLKKFMVREDIKAPIDVHLMVKPVDRLIGDFASAGADIITFHPEASEHIDRTLQLIKAEGCKAGLVFNPGTPLSYLDHVMDKIDMILIMSVNPGFGGQAFIPRALDKLREARKLIDASGQEIRLEIDGGVKAENIAEVAAAGCDTFVSGSGIFGKENASDANRYDSIIKQMREELAKA; this is encoded by the coding sequence ATGGCTAAGCAAGCAAATTGGATCGCACCGTCTATTTTATCAGCGGATTTTGCACAGTTGGGCAAAGATGTAAAAGATGTATTGGCTGCGGGTGCGGACGTGGTGCACTTTGATGTAATGGATAACCACTATGTGCCGAACTTAACGATTGGCCCGTTGGTGTGTGAATCGTTAAAGAAGTTTATGGTGCGCGAAGATATTAAAGCCCCGATTGATGTGCATTTAATGGTGAAGCCGGTCGATCGTTTGATTGGCGATTTCGCCAGCGCGGGCGCAGACATTATTACCTTCCACCCAGAAGCGTCTGAGCATATCGACCGTACATTGCAATTAATCAAAGCAGAAGGTTGTAAAGCAGGCCTGGTGTTTAACCCGGGTACGCCTTTAAGTTATTTGGATCATGTGATGGATAAGATTGACATGATTTTGATTATGTCGGTTAACCCTGGTTTTGGTGGTCAAGCGTTTATTCCGCGTGCATTAGACAAGTTGCGTGAAGCTCGCAAGTTAATTGATGCGAGTGGTCAAGAGATCCGTTTAGAAATTGACGGTGGCGTAAAAGCTGAAAACATCGCTGAAGTCGCGGCCGCAGGTTGTGATACGTTTGTATCAGGTTCCGGTATTTTCGGTAAAGAAAACGCGAGTGACGCCAACCGTTACGACAGCATTATTAAGCAAATGCGTGAAGAATTGGCTAAGGCTTAA
- the trpE gene encoding anthranilate synthase component I: MSAQTQSHFDDLAKQGYSHAPVMRTLLADFETPLSVYYKLANAPYSYLFESVQGGDKWGRYSIIGLPSDTHIRVDGQQVRVLRAGEVVEHQVAADPLAWLEAYQAQFKVLDSAELPKFCGGLVGYFGYDTVRYVEPRLAQSQPARDEIGTPDILLMVSRELVVFDNLSGQVHVIIQADLSKPNAFKQAQMRIDELEQQLGQSFEKPDSFAADSQVDEADFKSSFGEQAFKDAVDKVKEYILSGDAMQVVLSQQMSIEFKQSSLDLYRALRYLNPSPYMFYLNLDDFQIVGSSPEILVRLEDDLVTVRPIAGTRRRGTDVEKDRALEQDLLNDPKEVAEHLMLIDLGRNDVGRIAEVGSVKLTEKMIVERYSHVMHIVSNVDGTLKPGLSPLEVLRATFPAGTVSGAPKIRAMQIIDELEPVKRGVYAGAVGYLGWHGNMDTAIAIRTAVVKNDRLYVQAGAGIVADSVPQSEWDETMNKGRAVFRAAEFVSQGLRTDNPSSSHR, translated from the coding sequence ATGAGCGCACAAACCCAATCCCATTTTGATGATCTCGCCAAACAGGGCTATAGCCATGCGCCGGTGATGCGCACCTTGTTGGCGGATTTTGAAACACCTTTGTCGGTTTACTATAAATTGGCAAATGCCCCATATTCTTATTTATTTGAATCGGTGCAGGGCGGGGATAAATGGGGGCGTTATTCGATTATTGGTTTGCCTTCGGATACGCATATTCGGGTGGACGGTCAACAAGTGCGAGTGTTGCGCGCAGGTGAAGTGGTTGAACATCAAGTGGCGGCAGATCCTTTGGCTTGGTTAGAAGCTTATCAAGCCCAGTTTAAAGTGCTAGACAGTGCGGAACTACCCAAGTTTTGCGGTGGTTTAGTGGGCTACTTTGGTTATGACACGGTACGTTATGTCGAGCCTCGTTTAGCTCAAAGCCAACCAGCGCGCGATGAAATTGGCACGCCTGACATTTTGTTAATGGTATCGCGTGAATTGGTGGTGTTTGATAATTTGAGTGGCCAAGTGCATGTGATTATTCAGGCCGACTTGTCCAAACCTAACGCGTTTAAACAAGCACAGATGCGCATTGATGAGCTGGAGCAGCAGTTAGGTCAGTCATTTGAAAAACCGGATAGTTTTGCGGCGGATAGCCAAGTGGATGAAGCCGATTTCAAATCTAGTTTTGGTGAGCAGGCGTTCAAAGACGCGGTGGATAAGGTAAAAGAATACATCTTATCGGGTGATGCCATGCAGGTGGTGTTGTCTCAACAGATGTCGATTGAGTTTAAACAGTCGTCGTTGGACTTGTATCGGGCTTTGCGTTATTTAAATCCATCACCTTATATGTTCTATTTAAATCTCGACGATTTTCAAATTGTGGGTTCTTCACCGGAAATTTTGGTGCGCTTGGAAGACGATTTAGTCACAGTACGCCCAATAGCCGGTACACGTCGGCGTGGTACAGATGTCGAGAAGGATCGTGCACTTGAACAAGATTTATTAAATGATCCGAAAGAAGTCGCCGAACATTTGATGTTGATTGATTTAGGGCGTAATGATGTTGGCCGCATTGCCGAAGTCGGTAGCGTCAAGCTCACTGAGAAAATGATTGTCGAGCGTTATTCGCATGTGATGCATATTGTGTCGAATGTGGATGGCACGTTGAAGCCTGGCTTGTCACCGCTTGAAGTTTTGCGCGCCACATTCCCAGCGGGTACGGTGTCGGGGGCTCCTAAAATTCGTGCAATGCAAATTATTGATGAACTTGAGCCGGTCAAACGTGGGGTATATGCTGGTGCAGTCGGTTATTTAGGCTGGCATGGCAATATGGATACGGCGATCGCGATTCGTACGGCGGTAGTTAAGAATGACCGTTTGTATGTGCAGGCCGGTGCGGGCATTGTCGCCGATTCGGTGCCGCAAAGTGAGTGGGACGAAACCATGAACAAGGGCCGTGCCGTGTTTCGTGCCGCTGAATTTGTCAGTCAAGGTTTACGCACTGACAATCCTTCCTCTTCACACCGATAA
- the trpC gene encoding indole-3-glycerol phosphate synthase TrpC: MSRPTILNKIIERKFAEISAQWPSVSLDQMKDLAVQADAPRGFVKAMQAKLATGQPAVIAEIKKASPSKGLLRDPFDPVTIAKSYEKHGAACLSILTDVDFFQGSREYLEQARAAVSLPVIRKDFMVEPYQVYEARAMGADCVLLIVAALDNEKMAELAELAQSLGMDVLIEVHDAEELERALKIDLPMIGINNRDLHNFEVSLQTTLDLLDVIPQDRIVVTESGIFTPQDVQLMRDHKVNSFLIGEAFMRAHDPGEALANLFK; this comes from the coding sequence ATGAGCAGACCGACCATTTTAAACAAGATTATTGAACGTAAATTTGCTGAAATCAGCGCACAATGGCCAAGCGTCAGTTTAGATCAAATGAAAGACCTTGCCGTACAAGCCGATGCACCGCGTGGTTTTGTTAAGGCAATGCAAGCTAAGCTGGCAACAGGACAACCTGCGGTCATTGCCGAAATTAAAAAGGCATCACCCAGTAAAGGTTTATTGCGTGACCCATTTGACCCGGTGACGATTGCTAAAAGTTATGAAAAGCACGGTGCCGCTTGTTTATCAATTTTGACTGATGTCGATTTTTTTCAGGGTTCGCGTGAGTATTTAGAGCAAGCGCGTGCCGCGGTGTCCTTACCAGTGATACGCAAAGATTTTATGGTGGAGCCTTATCAGGTTTACGAAGCTCGTGCGATGGGGGCGGATTGTGTTTTGCTAATCGTCGCCGCCCTGGATAACGAAAAAATGGCCGAGCTCGCTGAGCTGGCGCAGAGTTTGGGTATGGATGTATTAATTGAAGTACATGATGCTGAAGAACTGGAGCGTGCACTTAAAATTGATTTGCCGATGATTGGAATTAATAACCGCGATTTACATAACTTCGAAGTCAGCTTGCAGACCACGTTGGATTTATTGGATGTCATCCCACAAGATCGGATTGTCGTTACCGAAAGTGGTATTTTCACACCACAGGATGTGCAGTTAATGCGCGATCATAAGGTGAATAGCTTTTTGATCGGCGAAGCCTTCATGCGCGCGCATGATCCGGGTGAAGCTTTAGCTAACTTATTTAAATAA
- the bioD gene encoding dethiobiotin synthase — protein MSNTTRPGGYFITGTDTEIGKSHIACCIAMGLIQQGHTVAPRKPIASGCIKQPDGSLLSVDAYRLQQASQTHDSLQTICPYQFEAPISPARAIRQANQTIGLEDLKQTCQAPASQFLLVEGAGGFLSPLCDNALNADLAAQLQLPIILVVGNRLGCINHALLTVEAIQQRGLKLAAILLNDIQADSDLDNLTDLKNLLPNQHIIHQPHQAKPTAILL, from the coding sequence ATGTCTAATACAACCAGGCCTGGTGGTTATTTTATTACCGGCACCGACACCGAAATTGGCAAAAGCCACATCGCCTGCTGTATAGCGATGGGACTGATTCAGCAAGGTCACACGGTCGCGCCCCGCAAACCGATTGCCTCCGGTTGTATTAAACAACCGGACGGCTCATTGCTCAGTGTAGACGCCTACCGCCTTCAACAAGCCAGCCAAACCCATGATTCGCTACAAACCATTTGCCCTTATCAATTTGAAGCCCCTATTTCACCGGCCCGCGCGATTCGCCAAGCCAATCAAACGATTGGTCTAGAAGATCTAAAACAAACCTGCCAAGCCCCCGCTTCTCAGTTTTTATTGGTCGAAGGCGCAGGCGGGTTTTTATCGCCCTTGTGTGATAACGCCTTAAATGCGGATTTAGCCGCGCAACTCCAACTTCCCATCATCTTAGTAGTCGGCAATCGACTAGGCTGCATTAACCATGCCCTTTTAACGGTCGAGGCGATTCAACAACGCGGCCTCAAACTCGCCGCGATCCTGCTCAACGATATTCAAGCCGACAGCGACCTAGATAACCTAACCGACTTAAAAAACCTCCTACCAAATCAACATATTATCCACCAACCCCATCAAGCTAAACCCACCGCTATTTTGCTTTAA
- the trpD gene encoding anthranilate phosphoribosyltransferase: MTLSEALTRLLKRENLNGSEMQSVMQTLMSGEATDAQIGGLLMALRMKGETIEEIAAAAQVMRNLSTRVELDDRSHLVDTCGTGGDGANIFNVSTATAFVASAAGARVAKHGNRSVSSKSGSADVLEAAGVNLNLSVNQVAACVEQVGVGFMFAPAHHGAMKHVVAARKELGVRTIFNVLGPLTNPAQAPYQVLGVYDRDLLVPFAEVLKQLGSEHVMVVHAEDGLDEISVTCPTHVAELKNGQIREWTIDPQEYDMDHVSLEGLAVDSAQQSLNIIRAAFNNSDGAAKDIICLNAGAALYVAGISNSFAEGVLLARGAIAQGLAQQKLDQFIQFTQAI, translated from the coding sequence ATGACACTTTCGGAAGCTCTAACTCGGTTATTAAAACGTGAAAACTTGAATGGTTCCGAAATGCAGTCGGTGATGCAAACCTTGATGTCCGGCGAGGCGACCGATGCGCAAATTGGTGGCTTGTTGATGGCGTTGCGCATGAAGGGCGAAACCATTGAAGAGATAGCCGCCGCCGCCCAAGTAATGCGAAATTTATCGACTCGTGTGGAGTTAGATGACCGTAGTCATTTGGTTGATACCTGCGGCACCGGCGGCGATGGCGCGAACATTTTTAATGTTTCCACGGCGACCGCATTTGTCGCTTCTGCCGCGGGTGCGCGCGTAGCAAAACACGGCAACCGTTCGGTATCAAGCAAGTCCGGTAGTGCCGATGTGTTAGAAGCAGCTGGTGTAAATTTAAACTTAAGTGTGAATCAGGTGGCGGCTTGCGTCGAACAGGTTGGGGTAGGCTTTATGTTTGCGCCAGCACATCATGGCGCAATGAAGCATGTGGTAGCCGCACGTAAAGAATTGGGTGTGCGTACGATTTTTAACGTGCTAGGTCCGCTTACCAATCCAGCGCAAGCGCCTTATCAAGTCTTGGGTGTGTATGATCGCGATTTGTTAGTGCCATTTGCCGAAGTGTTAAAGCAGTTGGGCTCGGAGCACGTCATGGTAGTGCATGCGGAAGATGGCTTGGATGAGATTTCAGTGACTTGTCCAACGCATGTGGCTGAGCTTAAAAACGGCCAGATTCGGGAGTGGACGATTGATCCTCAAGAATATGACATGGATCATGTCAGTTTAGAAGGCCTGGCGGTAGACTCGGCGCAACAAAGTTTGAATATTATTCGGGCGGCGTTTAACAATTCAGACGGCGCGGCGAAAGATATTATTTGTTTAAATGCGGGGGCGGCCTTGTATGTAGCCGGCATTTCAAACAGTTTTGCTGAAGGTGTATTGCTTGCTCGTGGCGCGATTGCACAAGGCCTGGCACAGCAAAAACTTGATCAATTTATACAATTTACACAGGCCATTTAA
- a CDS encoding anthranilate synthase component II: MLLMIDNYDSFTYNLVQYFGELGQEVLVHRNDQISIEQVETLKPDYLVISPGPCTPNEAGISVAAIKHFAGKVPILGVCLGHQAIGQAFGGQIIRAKQVMHGKTSPVYHHNAGVFSDLPNPVETTRYHSLVIEQASLPDCLEVTAWTQDEQGEMDEIMGVRHKSLMIEGVQFHPESILTEQGHQMLQNFLNQARGEL; this comes from the coding sequence ATGTTGCTGATGATTGATAACTACGATTCGTTTACCTATAACCTGGTGCAATACTTTGGTGAGTTGGGTCAAGAGGTGTTGGTGCATCGTAATGATCAAATTTCGATTGAACAGGTTGAAACCCTAAAGCCAGATTACTTAGTGATTTCTCCCGGCCCTTGTACGCCCAATGAAGCGGGTATCTCGGTGGCGGCGATTAAGCATTTCGCAGGCAAAGTGCCGATTTTAGGTGTGTGTTTAGGTCATCAAGCGATTGGCCAGGCGTTTGGCGGCCAGATTATTCGTGCTAAACAGGTGATGCATGGTAAAACCTCACCGGTTTATCATCACAATGCTGGCGTATTTAGCGACTTGCCCAACCCAGTTGAAACCACGCGCTATCATTCGTTGGTGATTGAGCAGGCAAGTTTGCCGGATTGTTTAGAGGTGACCGCTTGGACGCAAGATGAGCAAGGCGAAATGGATGAAATTATGGGGGTGCGTCATAAATCATTAATGATTGAAGGCGTACAATTCCACCCAGAATCGATTTTGACTGAGCAAGGACATCAAATGTTACAGAATTTTTTAAATCAAGCACGGGGTGAGCTATGA
- a CDS encoding phosphoribosylaminoimidazolesuccinocarboxamide synthase: MNALYESNLTSLKLLNRGKVRDIYDLDTEHLLIVTTDRVSAFDVILPTPIPGKGRILSETAQFWFKRTQNILPNHIANDLMLADYLTPDELQQLDGRGVIVRKFKPLPVEAIVRGYLVGSGWQEYKQHQSVCGIALPPGLVQAQQLPEPIFTPSSKAEVGDHDVNISFDEMSQLIGETKANQVRDFSLQLYKQAAEFALERGIIIADTKFEFGEDHNGNIYLIDEALTPDSSRFWPASSYSPGQNPPSFDKQYIRDYLETLDWNKTAPGPELPTEVVNKTLEKYQEAKARLTEN; this comes from the coding sequence ATGAATGCGTTGTATGAATCCAACCTGACCAGTTTAAAACTGCTTAACCGTGGGAAAGTGCGCGATATTTACGACCTAGACACTGAGCATCTACTCATTGTCACCACTGACCGCGTCTCCGCGTTTGATGTGATTTTACCCACACCCATTCCGGGCAAAGGACGCATTCTGAGCGAAACCGCCCAGTTTTGGTTCAAACGCACCCAAAACATTCTCCCCAACCATATCGCCAACGACTTAATGCTGGCCGATTACCTAACACCCGACGAACTCCAACAGCTCGATGGGCGCGGGGTGATTGTGCGCAAATTCAAACCCCTGCCGGTCGAAGCGATCGTGCGCGGCTATTTAGTCGGTTCCGGCTGGCAAGAATACAAACAACACCAAAGTGTGTGCGGCATCGCCTTACCACCAGGCCTGGTGCAAGCCCAACAACTACCTGAGCCCATCTTTACGCCATCAAGCAAAGCCGAAGTGGGCGATCACGACGTTAACATTAGCTTCGACGAGATGAGTCAACTGATTGGCGAAACCAAAGCCAACCAAGTGCGCGACTTTAGTTTACAACTTTATAAACAAGCCGCTGAGTTTGCGCTTGAGCGTGGCATTATTATTGCCGACACCAAATTTGAATTTGGCGAAGATCATAATGGAAACATTTATTTAATCGACGAAGCCCTCACGCCTGACAGCTCACGTTTCTGGCCGGCTTCTAGTTACTCGCCAGGCCAAAATCCGCCTAGTTTCGACAAACAATATATTCGGGATTATCTAGAAACCCTAGATTGGAATAAAACCGCCCCCGGCCCAGAACTGCCCACTGAAGTGGTGAATAAAACCCTCGAAAAATACCAAGAAGCCAAAGCGCGCTTAACTGAAAATTAA